GCGATGACccaaaaaaaaggtaactacctgctgacaatagctaccctccaccaactatatctccttatttatagccacacatacgtagctaagtagcttgtgactgctctattagagtatctagatctagactgttctattagagtatctcgatcttttcttgtaaacattgtcccataaaagtggggagGGGGGGCCTTGCCTCCCTGTCTTCATCACCTATGTGTCAGGCAATAATAGCAGCAATTCTAAATATCAATACCAGCCAACATTTTGTGGATTTTTGTTGATGCTATTTCAACTACCTGACAGAGGCAGGGGAGTAAGTCAAAGAATGTGTGCAGAGGCCAACTTTGACAAAAGAGATTTACATAGTGGTATTTGAAGCATGCAACAGTTATTGATGTTATTCATGGGGGCCTGCCAAAAGAAGCTCTGAGTATTTTATTACagataaggccatacctatttgaaaagttgttgcttggaCCCCACCGACCCAATTTTACACTGATTTTAATTAAGAAGAGAAAAAAAATTAGATTACATGACACCTTAAAAATTGctgcaaaagatcaagatactctaatagaacagtcagtcagtaCAATTTTGATGTCAAATAAATTATAATGCTAGCTATCTGTAAACGTAAAACCAGCGAGTTCCTCACCCTTGGCGAAAAAAATCTATGATAGCAGCAGTGCAGTGCTCATTGAACTACTAGCTACGTATGTTTATCCGTTTTTAATAGTTATGTATTAGAAGGGATTTGATAGGTCTGCATACAGCTTTAATATGACTTACTGATCTATTATATGGCTTGTAACCAGAAATCATAAGCATGTACACATCTAAAattatagctacactgtagctagctgttctttttttttgtcttgccTACCGACCgacccattttgttgtaaaataaatccgagcaacaacttttcaaataggtatggcctaaatGAAGTGGCTACTATCAGTTTTTAAAAGAAATACTAAAGTGACTTCTATTATctcaaacttttttttgcaaacaTTGTCCATCCAATGAAAAGAAGTTGGTGGGAGGAGAGGGAAACATGGCCCTTCTTCCACACACACCCTCTGCTAATAAATAATTTCATACctaattttaaaacattttccCTTAATATTGGTTAGTTGGACATTCAACAGGATTTCTAAACAAGAGTACCTATAATCCTGGTAATAGAGATATGCAAAGTAACAAGCAAACTGAGAGCATCAATACTCAGCAATTACAATTAACCATAGAACCCATcatctatacagtctatatagtgcaCACTCATTAATCTGAACAACTCTATTCCCAAACCTCCAATTCAAGTCTGCTCATAATTTAGTGTCCCTATCATTAGCTATGTCCAAATACTTAATCATATTACACATCactttaatagagcacacaGCTGGCATGAAATGCTCTAATTAAATAGTCACTCTATCACTATTTGCTAAGCatcaattaataataataaggccATGGTGTTTTTCATTAATAAGACACCTAATTTCCACTTTGAATATGCCTTATAACACAACATGAACAACTGTAATAACCTTACGATTAATCATACATTTAATACCTCTGGGTGTTTATATGACGAGTACGTGTATACTGTTTGCTATAAATAACTCTAGTTTCATGGATCGTAAAATGGAGCAACAATTGGAGCAGTCCTGCTTAATAGCCACTGAAGCAAAACTGATGTTATTCTCTTTTTTATAGTGTGGTATCTTGAAGCCACCTACTGTTTCAGTACAATCATGATAAACATACCAATAAGTAAGAGTTATAAACACACCCAAGTCACCTGTGAGTATGTACACACATGAAGTACAAGGCCTGCAAGCTACAAGGCAGACTGTTTACAAATAGTGTGATATTAATTATTTTGTGGTACAGTGCCATATGGATCAAAGGTACCCATTTgtaattggtgacctattattctcaaaattatgctggcatattaggtGTAATTTCACTGACTTGGTTATAATACATGATAATTTTCGCATGGTGTATTAATGCCTCTTTGCTCAGCTCTTGATGTATGGTACAAAGAAGAGGATTGCTAACTATCTGATGGTCTTCTTATATTGCATCGGCACAATTTGTGTTTTGGTTCCAGGAGGTTTAACTCTCACTCACTCCTAGCAAgatgtagcttcaccatctgATAACATGCCTGAATGCCCACAAATATTGGTTATTATTGCAATACTGCTTAATAGTCAAGGAATCTAAATCTAAGTACATTCTTTTAAGTTGCCATATATGGACAGGTAGCAGGCATATGGAAAGTTTTCTGTAAAGCTTTTACATTTAATGCTATAAGCCATATTTCTCATCCCCACTCATGTCACTGTTCTCCTTGCTGTATAAATTACTATCGGTGGCTGAATATAGCTATTAGCAATTTATAAAGTTGGTAACTAGCTAGAGGAGACTAAAACGGTTGCATTCTGGCCATTTCTGGGTCATGTGAATTACATAAATCAGCTATAAATCCACCCACCTACAGCAGTAGTACAGAAACTAATGACTAAGTTGATGTGGCCATATATTCACTATAGAAAGAATGGTCTCTAGTTTCTGTTACTACAATACAAGCTGACTAATTTGTTTTTGATAatgaactattctaatagagcagtcacatttttAATAAAATGGACATGGTTTTAAATTAATGCCAAGCCCTACATAAATGTTATCATGTCATGTTGCTATGTTGTACATTGCTATAGTATGttgtacatgtgtgactgttttattagattttcttatttattaaggctttgcagtacaagtgctgaagacctataggacacctggtcctgcAGCCAGTTTATAAATGTTATatagtatgtttgaaaaggtacaGAAAGGAAAAAACTgggccttgaacctgcagccatccgatttacatGCACTCAAACGTTTACAGGaatctgccaggtggtcagggtGTTTTCTCTTTGATTGTGAATGAGAAGTAGCCTAATGATAGGTCAAATAAAGGTTGTGTGGTCACTTTACTGCAGCAAAACTAATTGTTATAAGTCTACTAGATAATAAAGGGGTGCCAGTACATGTGTAGTTGTTGTACTCTGTGATTAGACAAAAGGTAAAGGCAAGGTACGGTGGGTAGACACTCATCGAAACcctaaaaggcacatgccacatgAGTTTGTATTGTAGCCATCAGACAGAGTTTTTGGAGATATCGGTGTTCAATTTGTATAAGGGTTTTCTGCTAGATTTGAAACTAGATGCGAGCTTTTTTGTGACTTTTGTTGCTCTTTTATGGCAGCATATCGGGTGTTTAGAGGGATTCCTGTTAATAAGTGCAGAGATAATAGAGGGGCGCGGATAAGTGAGAGGGACGTTCAGTACGATAAATGTTACCCACTGCGCGATCACGTGACACGTTCCCACTCTTTCACACTAGACTTACGGTATGGTGCCTTAGGTCATTTTCATTATACTATACGTAGTGTTATACAAATCACTTACGGCAGTTCTGATGTTTTCTGCTCCGTAATCTCGTCCATTTTTGACAGTTTGGCGAGCACGTGATATGAGTATGATCAGTTAATAGAGGCCTCGCGGCGCCCGATTATATATCGTTATACCATATTATTCATCTTTCAAATGTATGAACTAGTTAAAAACTACAATTACATTTGTTACTATTGTAGTATTCAATTAGCAATAACCGCACCTGGGTTGGACCTCACTGGCTAGGGATTGTAGCTACATGTTTATCTTTCACCAAGCCATAGTTCAGGGCTGGCCATTAAATTATGAAAAGAGGTTGGCTGGTTGGAAGTCAATGTGTGCTTTGTACAATCTCATAATGAGGCACATGAGACTTTACTGACACTAGTAACATTAATAACAATCAACCGTTCAGCGGCAATATACCTATAGCTATAACAGATTTACTGGCCAGGTCACAGCATTGTGCATACAAATAGCAGCCCTGGCCGTACATATACCATGCCCCATTACACGGCTATTAAGAGTTTGGTATGTAAGTCAGCAAGCATATATAGCAATCGATTTTGGTATGCATGCAAGTTGTGGTTATATAGCAATTAATTTGACATGCAAGAAATTTTTATGGCTCATGAATCTTTTGACTGGCTCCAGCACAGGCCTATAATGTAGCTTCAACTGCCTTACACATGCATGCCACATGTAGGAAGGTAAACGGCATGCAGACAGTTCAAATTACACATGCAGCcagtcagccagccagccagccagtcagTGCTTAAGTACTGGCAGTTaatttcattgttgctgttaATATCAATCACGTGTACACTGTGACATATTTTGTACAGCACAGCAAATATCACTTGTACCTCAGAAATGGTGGTAAaatgtaagtactagttcttaaaaagCTAAATTTAGCTAACCTTTacagtaacagacagcttgactTATTTTATTCAACGATggataatgaaaaatgacctcctgcccacatggaaatccaaatttttgttgatgagaaataagtaatcaagtttgtctGTCCTTATAAATAAACTTTTGTCAACTAGATTATAACGGATTAACTGCTTTACAAGATGATGAGCTCAAAGGTGTTAAAATCTAAACAGCATGCACAAGCACACAGAGAAACATCATACTGAGACTGTGATGACTACCATGTTAGTGACACTATACAACTATTGTGACTGAATACCTGATGCTCCTATCACAGGGCAGTATGACACCACACATTATATGCTTAGagtgcatacatgtacaatatacagTTATGAGTAATTTTTGAGGTTATTCATTTATGCATGAGATATAGCATGAGCATCCTTTACACCAAACAACAGGTTATATACAGATCGTAGTATACCGTACAGATTAAGATAGTAGCTAGACACATTACTATATGGTCAATGCATTTGGCATTTCTATAACAGTAAGCATACATGGCAATCAAATGTGTTATAGTGGAGAAAAAAACATGACACTCAAGTGTATAATGAAAGTATAGATAAACACTCATTTACTTATACCTTATCTGACTTTTAATGTGACAATGCAGTGAGATTACAAAACCACATTTTTGTGTGTGGTTACAACCACAGCTTTGATGGATATACTCAGCTATAAACCACAAATTGATTGTACTGACAAGACAAATTACCTGATCATGAACCACAAATCAACTGCATGTACTGACAGAATAATACAAGTGTGCAACATTTAGATCACACAAGACAAATTACTGAGCATTTTTTGGCTGACACACAAGTGAAAGATTGCATTCCTATAAAATTTTaccatcaaaattaatgtttttagTGACTTCAAGTATgagatacatgcatgcatgcagcaaaCTTCCTGTAGCAATGCAAACAGAACATGCTTTTTATAGCACCTTGTCTCTGCTGAACTCATTACACTATTTCCACTTCAATACACTAGTACTatcaataacaataatattatgtttttgTGGTTTCTTTAGTCAGTTTTTCTTCAATCATTCTGGCAGTAGCTTCTGCTGCTTTGAAACTCCCCTCCAAGTTAGAATATGTGAATGCGTCTCCAGTTAAAACAACCATGGGATTCTGGTGAACAATCGAGTATCCATTACTACTGCACACCTGTCGACGCACTTGTGAGTACCTCCAGCGTACGCAATAGCTGTCAACAGGTGGCGGTAGACCGGGTACTAGCATGAGAAGACGAGACTGTACTGTTTTGATAATTTCTTGCTTGTCATCTTCTAAATGATGCATTCCAAAAGGAACTGCTGTATGAATCATTAACACTGGTGCCAATGTTTCCACTACACCTCTCTTCCTTGCCTCATAAGAAACATACCTTATGACATCATCTTGAAAGTACTTGGAACTCCACGTAAAAGGCAAATGGGTACTCTGCTTGTAAGCGAATGCCACTGCATAGCGTGAAGAGTACTCTGCATCACTGAATACCTTCTCATGTGCCTTCAAGTATGTACGAAGATCTCCCTGTAAAGCACTGACCTGTGGTAACGGTATGGTCAATACAACACCATCAAATATTTCTGATCCGTCATCCGTTGAACACTTTACGCCCTCCTTACAAACATCGAGAGATACCAGCTTTGTATTAACGGATATCTGGGCCTTCGAGTTGTTAATGAAATGTTTCACGATTGTGTTAATCCCACCAGGCGCGACAAAATTCCTCTGCAGTTCGCTACTGCTCACTTCATTTTCTATGCTACCATTAAACGGTACTAAAATGTTAGAATACAAGAGTTCTTGTAGTGATTCATTAAAAATAGATGACCCTGTAGATGGTTTATTAGAATTCCAGGGTACAGTTATGTATTGAGCGCCCATGTCTGCCAGTGCGTCACCTTCAAAACGGTGTGTGCTCATCCTCCCGCCAACTCCTCTGGCCTTCTCCCAAATAGACAACGCCACTCTCGATGCAACATTGCTCTTGCTGAGAAGGTGAACAATTACGCTACCAGTAGCACCTCCGCCAACCACAAGTAACTTCATTTAAGAGGTGGTTGTCTTTTGAGGTTACGCGTCACGTGATATCAAGGTAATCAAAGCAACGCCTTTTAAAAAAGAAGCAAGTTTGTTTTAGCAATAAACGCGCTGATTCAGCAGGGAACTCGGCGTCGATATGGAAGATGAAGATCTCTCTCGTGAGGCTATTGAGGGTATGTAGTTTTTATCAAATTGTGTACTGATTATGTACCCTTCAATACACGACAGGTTTTCACTCCAAAGGCACCAGCGTATGGACAGGTGACTTGGTAAACAAGGGCAGTTTTCTAACGCAGGTGAAACTGATAACATTCTTCGATGGATCTGAGATGCCGTTCGAAATGTGAGTCGCAGTAGCTACAACAACTtagtgaattgatgtaatcaaaTATACCATTTAGCCTAAAGTGTAGTGAAACAAATAACCTCTTTATCTTTGACCAAGAACTTTCCATCTCTTACTTGATATTGAGATTTATGTGTATGGAACCTTGAGAAACAAAAACTTTTGTCCTTGTGGGTGCTTCTGCCCAGTCCTCAATTTGTTAGAAGGTTTCACTTTAGAAGGTGATATGTGTCAACTTGGAACTAAGAAGTTTCCCTCTCAGTTACTGTGCAAATAAGCTGTCAACAAGGCTAAAGCAACACATCACCTATGCAACAGTAAAATGTGTTAACCCCTGAACCACATGATGGCTCATTTAGTAACAAAATGTTAGTAATTGTTGATAGTGCCACATTTTATTTTGTAGTGATGGGTCTCTGAACATCAAGACACGCATGCCATTTACTAAAGCAAGGAAGCTACTACCGAAGCCAATGTTTGATCCTGCCTATCCCATGATATCCTGCGTAGAACCATGTAAGTATCCTTTGTAAAAAGCTTTGAATGTAGACCCTTTGATAAACCAGAACAGTTGTCATAAGTGTATATTTAGTTTACTCTGTGTTAATAACATGGGCTATCCATGTGTGGGGGGGTATTaatgatttttaaatttatctTGGAAAATGATTTTTAGTTTACTGCGCCCACAACATTTTTTCATAATTTGTTGAATGATTTTTATACTGTACGTGTCTTGTACTTTATAAGCATTCCATATATTGCTAGCTGGCTAATTCAAAATGTTAGTTGGTTGGGTTTTGTTTATTTAGTACGATACAAGAACCTTGCTTATCTCTACACGGAGGTGAGGCCATTTAATGACCTCGGCAATAATGGTTTCAAGACAGCTGAATTTCTGCTAGCTCAAGAATGGGTAATATTAACAGTATACATTGTACGTTTGTATTTCAAATTGTACTTTCTTTATGTAGGTGGCTGTTATACAAACAAGCAAGGAAACTAAGATGTACATTTTCCCTACGTGTTCATTGTCACATGAACTTGGTAGGTCTAGAAACACTGTTTATGTACAAATTTGAGGGACCTAATTTTTACTGATTTCATGGTTGCTTGACTCCCACGAAATTTTCATCCTGAAAATAATGGCTATACAATAGGTAGGCAAATAAAACTACTAAAACTTGTTAATTCACAAAATATACGTTCccaaaaatttgtacatatatggtatacAATATAATGAGCATGTTGAATGGCTAGTGTTATTTGTGTAGGAATAACTCATAAAAACCATCCACAAATGTTGCACGGACTTTTTGTGAAGTTTCTAGTGAACAAAGGTACGTGATTCAGAATAATTTGCACACTACAAATATGTGTTTTGTCCCTAATTAGTTAATTATACAATGGAGAATTAGTTATCCAAACTATTATGGTTGTACCTGAAATGTTCATAAAAACCCAATACATATTCTGACCCTAAACACCGCCCCTAGTTTTGTACTCACCAATTATGTGATAATCTTGGTATACATTGTAAAGCAATAATTAAATAAAAGAAACACACAGTGCTTGTTcagttgttctaatagaacacacacctgttaacaaaatactctaattgaatagTTATTTTAGCATTTGGATAATCGGAATTTCAGCTGATTGATATTCAGGCAATCTACTCTTCAatatattgtaattgtacatttcTGTATTTAGATGCTCGGACATCTCAAGGCATACCAGTTGACCGTCTCTACAAAGCTGGTCTTGCTAAACCTGACCGAGAGATAAGTAGGGACAAAGTTACCGTTTACCAGCCAGCTACAGCAAAACAGACCAACAATGACAAAGAGATCATCCATGCTCTGCACAATGGTGCTGTAAAGACTGAGCCAACATTTGATGCTACCACTAGTGATAAAATTATTGAAGCAGCTGTTAACAAGGTAGCGGACAGTTTTTCCTCAGCAAATCACCTTGAAGCAAAGCCCGCAACAAGTACTGAAGGAGATGCTTCTAAAGAACAGTTATCCAAAGAGCTTGAGGTGAAACCTGGACAAAAGCGGAAGCTTAGTGATTCAACAGGTGCCAGTCCAGCTAAAAGGACACGTGCATCAATTCACAGTAGTCTCCAACAACTTTTGGCAGGAAAGAATAGTGGAAACTCATCAACTAACAGCCAGTCATATCCTGCAGATGTTGTAGCAGGTTAGTAATTTAGCCAGAAAGCAGTGATTAAATATAGTGTGTGTCTATAGACATTAACACTGATGATATTACAATAGCTGATGAAGTGTTTCAACCAGCTGAGGTGAGCCGTTACAGGTAGTAGTGGTGCTGTTGGTTAGTTTATGGTGTTCTCTCACAGCAATGTGTGATGACCACCAGTACAAGGGAGTTGCACAGTATTATCAAGCCACTAGTGAAGGAAATTTATGAAAGTAGCTCACCTGTAAAGAGTCAGTCACCTGTCACCAGTGAAGTAAAGTCGCTAGTTGAGAAACTTTCAGATACAGAACCTGCAGCGACAACTGATGACGCAGCTGTGTCACCTGGTGGTATAGGGCAGCCAGGGTTCAAtgtacctaaggtggtctatgATGGGCCACGCAAGAGGCCCAAGTCTATTCTGAAAGGTGGCAGTAGAAGTGAAATTGACAGTGAAGTGGCCACACCTCCACCACTAGATGACTATTCTCCAACAATGACCAGGGAGCCAAGGATTCCAAGAAAGATTGGATTAGCGGAATACAAGAAGCGGCACAAAGACAGAAAAGATAGTGAAGATACTGTGGACGATAGCCAGTCTACATCAATAGCAGTTTCTACTACTAACAAAGGTACAACAGAAAGTGAGGAAATTGCATTGACAATTGATTTACCAACAAAAGCATTAACAGCAGTGACTacaactgctgctgctgctgctgctgatgtAAAGGAATCAAAATCAGATGATGTGGCATCCTCTTCAGATGGTACAGTCACATCAAAAGCAAATGTTTCTGTATCATTTAAAGAGGAAAGCAAACCAGAATCATCATCACCATCTAAGTCTGATCTACAAGTGGTGACGTACAGCAAGAGCCAATCTACCATGAAGAGTCCAATTAAGATTCCTCCACATCCCATGTCAGTGCTGACAGGTCCGACCACAAGTGGTCCCTTCTTGTCACACAAGTACACTACCACTAACTTGACCACTGA
This genomic interval from Dysidea avara chromosome 15, odDysAvar1.4, whole genome shotgun sequence contains the following:
- the LOC136245042 gene encoding renalase-like — encoded protein: MKLLVVGGGATGSVIVHLLSKSNVASRVALSIWEKARGVGGRMSTHRFEGDALADMGAQYITVPWNSNKPSTGSSIFNESLQELLYSNILVPFNGSIENEVSSSELQRNFVAPGGINTIVKHFINNSKAQISVNTKLVSLDVCKEGVKCSTDDGSEIFDGVVLTIPLPQVSALQGDLRTYLKAHEKVFSDAEYSSRYAVAFAYKQSTHLPFTWSSKYFQDDVIRYVSYEARKRGVVETLAPVLMIHTAVPFGMHHLEDDKQEIIKTVQSRLLMLVPGLPPPVDSYCVRWRYSQVRRQVCSSNGYSIVHQNPMVVLTGDAFTYSNLEGSFKAAEATARMIEEKLTKETTKT